The proteins below come from a single Isoptericola dokdonensis DS-3 genomic window:
- a CDS encoding ATP-binding cassette domain-containing protein, translating to MTANQPLLDVQDLRVDYDVAGAASWRRRTLTVVRGVSFTIAPGETYGLVGESGSGKSTTGKAILRLADVSGGTVRYDGQDISTMPKETPLAYRRQVQAVYQDPIASLNPRHRVGRAITETLARHGIGDRAERRARALASFEQVGLTAAHLTRYPSEMSGGQLQRVAIARALVLEPRLVVCDEAVSALDLSTQSQIINLLKDLQDASGVSYLFITHDLGVVRHISHRVGVLRNGELVEQGDTRALFDDPQHEYTRALLAASPASHPAGRTERRAARREARDAA from the coding sequence ATGACCGCGAACCAGCCCCTGCTCGACGTCCAGGACCTGCGCGTCGACTACGACGTCGCCGGCGCGGCGTCCTGGCGCCGCCGTACCCTCACCGTGGTCCGGGGCGTCAGCTTCACCATCGCGCCGGGCGAGACGTACGGCCTGGTCGGCGAGTCCGGCTCCGGCAAGAGCACCACCGGCAAGGCGATCCTGCGGCTCGCCGACGTCAGCGGCGGCACGGTGCGCTACGACGGCCAGGACATCTCCACGATGCCGAAGGAGACGCCCCTGGCCTACCGGCGGCAGGTCCAGGCCGTCTACCAGGACCCGATCGCCTCGCTCAACCCGCGGCACCGGGTCGGCCGCGCGATCACCGAGACCCTGGCCCGGCACGGCATCGGCGACCGGGCGGAGCGGCGTGCGAGGGCTCTCGCGTCTTTCGAGCAGGTCGGGCTCACCGCCGCGCACCTCACCCGGTACCCGTCCGAGATGTCCGGCGGGCAGCTCCAGCGGGTCGCCATCGCCCGCGCCCTTGTCCTCGAGCCGCGGCTGGTGGTCTGCGACGAGGCCGTCAGCGCCCTCGACCTGTCCACCCAGAGCCAGATCATCAACCTGCTCAAGGACCTCCAGGACGCGTCGGGCGTCAGCTACCTGTTCATCACGCACGATCTGGGCGTCGTGCGGCACATCTCCCACCGGGTCGGCGTGCTGAGGAACGGTGAGCTCGTCGAGCAGGGCGACACCCGCGCGCTCTTCGACGACCCGCAGCACGAGTACACGCGGGCCCTGCTGGCCGCGAGCCCCGCGTCCCACCCCGCGGGCCGCACCGAGCGCCGGGCCGCCCGTCGCGAGGCCCGCGACGCCGCCTGA